A section of the Rhizomicrobium sp. genome encodes:
- a CDS encoding heavy metal translocating P-type ATPase has translation MADNEMPVRDPVCGMTVDPKTAKHRADHQGQEYVFCSAGCRDKFVADPEKYLAPKSTAASHDHAAKEGTIYTCPMHPQIRQVGPGFCPICGMALEPVKVTADDTSHPELDDMWRRFWIGGVLTAPVFALAMAEDLTDLGRFVSPQASQWIQFALSTPVVLWAGWPFFVRGWASLVNRSLNMFTLIALGVAAAYGYSLVGFLAPGLFPDAVKMDGIVPVYFEAAAVITVLVLLGQVLELRARAQTGGAIRALLKLTPTHARRLTATGEEDIPLADVREGDRLRVRPGERVPVDGAVLDGASAVDESMVTGESVPVEKQTGAKLIGGTVNGTGTLVMRADKVGADTVLARIVAMVSEAQRSRAPIQRLADQVSAIFVPAVLAVAAAAFVIWLVFGPQPAFAHALIAAVSVLIIACPCALGLATPMSIMVGVGKGAAAGVLIRNAEALERFERVDVLVVDKTGTLTEGHPRLIGLVAADGFDEQAMLAIAAALEKASEHPLAAAILAGASARGIVPKTAENFRAVTGKGVSGTLDGADALVGTADFLAERGIDCAGLAAKAEDFRRDGATAMFVASGGHVAGLLAIADPVKATTPAALAALRDENIRVVMVTGDNRTTAMAVAGKLGIADVEAGVLPEKKGEIVRRLRGEGHVVAMAGDGVNDAPALAAADIGVAMGTGTDVAMQSAGMTLVKGDLAGLVRARRLSRATLRNIRQNLGLAFVYNVIGVPVAAGVLYPSYGLLLSPMIAAAAMSLSSVSVIANALRLRRVVL, from the coding sequence ATGGCGGATAACGAAATGCCTGTGCGCGATCCGGTCTGCGGCATGACCGTCGATCCGAAAACGGCCAAACACCGCGCGGACCATCAGGGCCAGGAATACGTGTTCTGCAGCGCGGGCTGCCGCGACAAATTCGTGGCCGATCCGGAGAAATATCTTGCGCCGAAGAGTACGGCGGCATCGCACGATCATGCCGCGAAGGAAGGCACGATCTACACCTGCCCGATGCATCCGCAGATCAGGCAAGTCGGTCCGGGCTTCTGCCCGATCTGCGGCATGGCGCTGGAGCCGGTCAAGGTCACGGCAGACGACACGTCTCATCCCGAGCTGGACGACATGTGGCGGCGGTTCTGGATCGGCGGCGTGCTGACGGCGCCGGTGTTCGCATTGGCGATGGCCGAGGACCTCACCGATCTCGGCCGGTTCGTGTCGCCGCAGGCTTCGCAATGGATACAGTTCGCGCTGAGCACGCCGGTCGTGCTGTGGGCGGGCTGGCCGTTCTTCGTGCGCGGCTGGGCCTCGCTGGTCAACCGCTCGCTCAACATGTTTACGCTGATCGCGCTGGGCGTCGCCGCGGCCTATGGCTACAGTCTTGTCGGATTTCTGGCGCCCGGCCTCTTCCCCGACGCGGTGAAGATGGACGGCATCGTGCCGGTCTATTTCGAAGCGGCGGCGGTCATCACCGTTCTGGTCCTGCTCGGCCAGGTGCTCGAATTGCGCGCCCGGGCGCAGACCGGCGGCGCCATCCGCGCCCTGCTGAAGCTGACGCCGACCCACGCCAGGCGCCTGACCGCCACCGGCGAAGAGGACATCCCGCTCGCCGATGTGCGCGAGGGCGACCGCCTGCGCGTGCGGCCGGGCGAGCGCGTGCCGGTGGACGGCGCGGTGCTGGACGGCGCGAGCGCGGTCGACGAATCCATGGTCACGGGAGAATCCGTTCCGGTCGAGAAACAGACCGGCGCCAAGCTGATCGGCGGCACGGTCAACGGCACAGGCACGCTCGTCATGCGCGCCGACAAGGTCGGCGCCGACACCGTTCTGGCGCGCATCGTCGCCATGGTGTCCGAGGCACAGCGCAGCCGCGCGCCGATCCAGCGCCTGGCGGACCAGGTCTCGGCGATCTTCGTGCCCGCGGTTCTGGCCGTCGCGGCGGCGGCGTTCGTCATATGGCTCGTCTTCGGACCGCAGCCGGCCTTCGCCCATGCGCTGATCGCGGCCGTGTCCGTTCTGATCATCGCCTGCCCCTGCGCACTCGGCCTGGCGACGCCGATGTCGATCATGGTGGGCGTCGGCAAGGGCGCTGCGGCCGGCGTCCTGATCCGTAACGCCGAGGCGCTGGAACGCTTCGAGCGCGTCGACGTCCTGGTCGTGGACAAGACCGGCACGCTCACGGAAGGACACCCGCGGCTGATCGGCCTCGTGGCGGCCGACGGCTTCGACGAACAGGCGATGCTGGCCATCGCCGCCGCGTTGGAAAAGGCGAGCGAACATCCGCTCGCCGCGGCAATCCTGGCCGGCGCCTCGGCGCGCGGCATCGTTCCCAAGACGGCGGAGAATTTCCGCGCCGTCACCGGCAAGGGCGTGTCCGGCACGCTCGACGGCGCGGATGCCCTGGTCGGCACCGCCGATTTCCTCGCCGAGCGCGGCATCGATTGCGCCGGCCTCGCGGCCAAGGCGGAAGACTTCCGCCGCGACGGCGCCACGGCGATGTTCGTCGCCAGTGGCGGGCACGTCGCGGGACTGCTCGCCATCGCCGATCCGGTGAAGGCAACGACGCCGGCGGCGCTGGCCGCGCTGCGCGACGAGAACATCCGCGTGGTGATGGTCACCGGCGACAACCGCACGACGGCGATGGCGGTGGCGGGCAAGCTCGGCATCGCCGATGTCGAGGCCGGGGTCCTGCCTGAGAAGAAGGGCGAGATCGTGCGCCGCCTGCGCGGCGAGGGCCATGTCGTCGCCATGGCGGGCGACGGCGTCAACGACGCGCCGGCGCTGGCGGCGGCCGATATCGGCGTCGCGATGGGCACCGGCACCGACGTCGCCATGCAGAGCGCCGGGATGACCCTGGTCAAGGGCGATCTCGCGGGCCTGGTGCGGGCGCGGCGGCTGAGCCGGGCGACGCTGCGCAACATCCGCCAGAATCTGGGGCTTGCCTTCGTCTACAACGTCATCGGGGTGCCGGTGGCGGCGGGGGTGCTCTATCCGTCCTATGGACTCCTGCTCAGCCCGATGATCGCGGCGGCGGCGATGAGCCTGAGCTCGGTATCGGTGATCGCCAACGCGCTACGCCTGCGGCGGGTCGTTCTCTAG
- a CDS encoding metal-sensitive transcriptional regulator, with protein MTTKKTKHDPALAARLARIEGQVRGIARMVEEERYCIDILTQMQAVKSALKRVEEHILKEHAAHCVAHAIKSGDAEDQTKKFNELVELFSRYGG; from the coding sequence ATGACGACGAAGAAAACCAAGCACGATCCGGCGCTGGCGGCCCGCCTCGCCCGTATCGAGGGCCAGGTGCGCGGCATCGCGCGCATGGTCGAGGAAGAACGCTACTGCATCGACATCCTGACCCAGATGCAGGCGGTCAAGTCGGCGCTGAAGCGCGTCGAGGAGCACATCCTGAAGGAGCATGCGGCGCATTGCGTGGCGCATGCGATCAAAAGCGGCGACGCCGAGGACCAGACGAAGAAGTTCAACGAACTCGTGGAGCTGTTCAGCAGATATGGCGGATAA
- a CDS encoding MFS transporter, which yields MAGMTDVPPTVYRDRDFYVFAAVRFIVTIAFQIQSVAIGWQVYDITHSTFALGLVGLCQFGPMFLLTLPAGDIADRFDQRKVLSATQAMQSICSGLFLILVLFAPQVAWPYYAVLILFGATRGFYGPASQSLLPFLVPPEKLPRAIALSSSVFTTATIAGPALGGILFALGPTATFSVSLVLMVIASLLTASLGGRQRPPHVDTGASGIERVREGIDFVRRRPVVLGAISLDLFAVLLGGATALLPVYAKDILHVGPIGLGVLRSGPAVGAALTAFSLARWPIQRRTGMIMFIAVAIFGVATIVFGLSTNFFVSLAALAVLGASDMISVFVRSALIQYATPDEMRGRVSAVSMLFIGASNELGEFESGITADWFGTILSVVIGGIGTLAVVGAWMALFPPLRKIDRLADAAKSPVT from the coding sequence ATGGCCGGCATGACGGACGTCCCGCCCACGGTCTATCGCGACCGCGACTTCTATGTCTTCGCCGCCGTCCGGTTCATCGTGACGATCGCCTTCCAGATACAGTCGGTCGCGATCGGCTGGCAGGTCTACGACATCACGCACTCGACCTTCGCGCTCGGGCTCGTCGGACTGTGCCAGTTCGGCCCGATGTTTCTCCTCACGCTGCCGGCCGGCGACATCGCCGACCGTTTCGACCAGCGCAAGGTGCTGAGCGCGACGCAGGCGATGCAGAGCATCTGTTCCGGCCTGTTCCTCATCCTCGTCCTGTTCGCGCCGCAGGTCGCATGGCCCTATTACGCCGTACTGATCCTGTTCGGCGCGACGCGCGGCTTCTACGGCCCGGCATCGCAGTCGCTGCTGCCCTTTCTCGTCCCGCCGGAGAAGCTGCCGCGAGCCATCGCGCTGTCGTCCTCGGTATTCACCACCGCGACCATCGCCGGTCCGGCGCTGGGCGGTATCCTGTTCGCGCTGGGTCCGACGGCGACCTTCTCGGTCAGCCTCGTATTGATGGTGATCGCCTCGCTGCTCACCGCTTCGCTCGGGGGGCGGCAGCGCCCGCCCCATGTCGATACGGGCGCCTCGGGGATCGAGCGCGTGCGCGAGGGCATCGATTTCGTGCGCCGTCGTCCCGTCGTGCTGGGGGCGATTTCGCTCGATCTCTTCGCCGTGCTGCTCGGCGGCGCCACCGCGCTGCTGCCGGTCTATGCGAAGGACATCCTGCATGTCGGGCCCATCGGGCTGGGCGTGCTGCGCAGCGGTCCGGCGGTCGGTGCCGCGCTGACGGCGTTCAGCCTGGCGCGCTGGCCGATCCAGCGTCGCACCGGCATGATCATGTTCATCGCCGTCGCGATCTTCGGCGTCGCCACCATCGTGTTCGGCCTGTCGACCAATTTCTTCGTCTCGCTCGCGGCGCTGGCCGTGCTCGGCGCCTCGGACATGATCAGCGTCTTCGTGCGCTCGGCCCTCATCCAATACGCCACGCCCGACGAGATGCGCGGCCGCGTCAGCGCCGTCAGCATGCTCTTCATCGGCGCCTCCAACGAGCTCGGCGAGTTCGAATCCGGCATCACCGCCGACTGGTTCGGCACGATCCTCTCCGTCGTGATCGGCGGCATCGGCACGCTGGCCGTGGTCGGGGCGTGGATGGCGCTTTTCCCGCCGCTGCGGAAGATCGACCGGCTCGCCGACGCGGCGAAATCGCCGGTCACCTGA
- a CDS encoding HU family DNA-binding protein, whose translation MAIAGTGAPKAAKAKVETVSTRQLGASLAEKHDMSNKAALAILDDSIALITKHLKKGARVRLNGLGILVVRKRAARMGRNPATGEAIKIKASKKVAFRAAKELKESI comes from the coding sequence ATGGCAATAGCTGGAACTGGCGCCCCGAAGGCCGCCAAGGCGAAGGTCGAAACGGTGAGCACCCGCCAGCTTGGCGCCTCGCTGGCCGAGAAGCATGACATGTCGAACAAGGCCGCGCTCGCGATCCTGGACGACTCGATCGCGCTGATCACCAAGCACCTGAAGAAGGGCGCCCGCGTCCGCCTGAACGGTCTCGGTATCCTGGTCGTGCGCAAGCGCGCCGCCCGCATGGGCCGCAATCCGGCGACCGGCGAAGCGATCAAGATCAAGGCTTCGAAGAAGGTCGCTTTCCGCGCCGCGAAGGAGCTGAAGGAATCGATCTGA
- a CDS encoding GNAT family N-acetyltransferase yields MIPRLETGRLALREWRAEDFDALAQFYADAEVMKFLGGVMERNDAWRALAGTMGHWTLRGYGTWAVERKSDGVLLGRVGLINPEGWPSLELGWTLGRPHWGQGYASEAAAAALDYAFLTQPVDRMISCIDPDNKGSQAVAQRIGETKGERRTLRTGGKDFEVDIWSIARGEWQRRRAVA; encoded by the coding sequence ATGATTCCGCGCCTCGAGACCGGGCGGCTCGCGCTGCGCGAATGGCGGGCCGAGGACTTCGACGCACTCGCGCAGTTCTATGCCGACGCGGAGGTGATGAAATTTCTCGGCGGCGTGATGGAACGCAACGACGCCTGGCGCGCGCTCGCCGGCACGATGGGCCATTGGACTTTGCGCGGTTACGGCACCTGGGCGGTGGAGCGCAAATCGGACGGCGTCCTCCTCGGTCGCGTCGGGCTCATCAATCCCGAAGGCTGGCCGTCGCTGGAACTGGGCTGGACGCTGGGGCGTCCCCATTGGGGCCAGGGCTATGCCAGCGAGGCGGCCGCCGCGGCGTTGGACTATGCCTTTCTGACGCAGCCGGTCGACCGCATGATCTCCTGCATCGATCCCGACAATAAGGGCTCGCAGGCGGTCGCGCAGCGCATCGGCGAGACGAAGGGCGAACGGCGCACGCTGCGCACCGGCGGCAAGGATTTCGAGGTCGACATCTGGAGCATCGCGCGCGGCGAATGGCAGCGGCGACGCGCCGTCGCTTGA
- a CDS encoding MFS transporter, with amino-acid sequence MALDALKGWTSTQKHVVAASYLGWTLDAFDFFLMVFVIKDVAHEFGAGKADIAWATTLTLALRPLGAFIFGRLADRFGRRPVLMADVALYSVLGFATAFSPNLIVFLVIRALFGVAMGGEWGTGASLTMETVKPEARGLVSGLLQSGYPTGYLLASIVYRNFYDVLHWRGMFLIGIVPALLILYIRRHVPESPGWSRDHARTGTVLSVLSRHWKLALYAIVLMTAFNFYSHGTQDAYPTFLQVQHKFDTHTTGNIAILYNIGAILGGWTFGLWSQSFGRRRTIIVASLLSIPVAWLWAYSETAAMLALGAFLMQFFVQGAWGVIPAHLNELSPADARGTFPGTVYQLGNFIASYNLVLQTRIADSHGENYSLALFGVAVAAAVAIAILTAFGREARDIRLDAKPA; translated from the coding sequence ATGGCATTGGATGCACTGAAGGGCTGGACCTCGACGCAGAAGCACGTCGTCGCGGCCAGCTATCTCGGCTGGACGCTGGATGCCTTCGATTTCTTCCTCATGGTCTTCGTCATCAAGGACGTGGCGCATGAGTTCGGCGCCGGCAAGGCGGACATCGCCTGGGCGACGACGCTGACCCTCGCCCTGCGACCGCTGGGCGCATTCATCTTCGGGCGCCTCGCCGACCGCTTCGGCCGGCGGCCCGTCCTGATGGCGGACGTCGCGCTCTATTCGGTGCTCGGCTTCGCGACCGCCTTCTCGCCGAACCTCATTGTCTTCCTCGTCATCCGCGCCCTGTTCGGCGTCGCGATGGGCGGCGAATGGGGTACCGGCGCCTCGCTCACCATGGAGACAGTCAAGCCGGAAGCGCGGGGCCTCGTCTCGGGCCTGCTGCAATCGGGCTATCCGACGGGATACCTGCTGGCCAGCATCGTCTATCGCAACTTCTACGACGTGCTGCATTGGCGCGGCATGTTCCTGATCGGCATCGTGCCGGCGCTGTTGATCCTTTACATCCGCCGCCACGTCCCGGAATCGCCGGGCTGGTCGCGCGACCATGCGCGGACCGGAACGGTGCTCAGCGTTCTCAGCCGGCACTGGAAGCTGGCGCTCTACGCCATCGTCCTGATGACCGCGTTCAACTTCTACAGTCACGGCACGCAGGACGCCTACCCGACCTTCCTCCAGGTGCAGCACAAATTCGATACCCACACGACCGGCAATATCGCGATCCTCTACAATATCGGCGCGATCCTCGGCGGCTGGACATTCGGGCTGTGGAGCCAGAGCTTCGGGCGGCGGCGCACGATCATCGTCGCGTCGCTTCTGTCGATTCCCGTCGCCTGGCTGTGGGCCTATTCCGAGACCGCCGCGATGCTCGCCCTGGGCGCTTTCCTGATGCAGTTCTTCGTGCAGGGCGCCTGGGGCGTGATCCCGGCGCATCTGAACGAGCTGTCGCCGGCCGATGCGCGCGGCACGTTCCCGGGAACGGTCTACCAGCTCGGCAATTTCATCGCGTCCTACAATCTGGTGCTTCAGACCAGGATCGCGGACAGCCATGGCGAGAACTATTCGCTGGCGCTGTTCGGCGTTGCGGTGGCGGCCGCCGTCGCCATCGCGATCCTGACCGCGTTCGGCCGCGAGGCGCGCGACATCCGGTTGGACGCGAAGCCGGCTTAG
- a CDS encoding acyltransferase, translating into MSGAAHVTARFRALDGWRGICALLVAAHHIEARGFLYWQPLIRNAWLFVDFFFVLSGFVIAHAYGDALASGPQIRTFAIRRIGRLWPLHVAMLAALVALELSHLAIAQGHPLAGDRAAFTADRSPYAILTNLFLVQSLGLYPYETWNGPAWSISTEFYTYLVFAAVCFAARGRTVRFALSLLLAAGGAVVLARFSRYGMRETFGWGFFRCLFGFFTGVLAYEAWRQGVARWLKGTIAELVAVAAVIGFLTLVPGDRAGEFLATPLFALAVLVFAGEGGIVSRALTTPPAAALGRWSYSIYMVHTLVLALLFSAVHMAEPVFQRTWLVQTPDGNAILALGRGDDFAMLAVLAAVVALAAFTWRHIERPGQRLFNRLAAPKAVETAAQIP; encoded by the coding sequence ATGTCGGGGGCTGCTCATGTGACGGCGCGGTTCCGCGCGCTGGACGGCTGGCGCGGGATCTGCGCCCTCCTGGTCGCCGCCCACCACATCGAGGCGCGGGGTTTTCTCTATTGGCAGCCCTTGATCCGCAACGCCTGGCTGTTCGTCGACTTTTTCTTCGTGCTGTCCGGTTTCGTGATCGCGCATGCCTATGGCGACGCGCTGGCCTCGGGACCGCAGATCAGGACCTTCGCCATCCGCCGCATCGGCCGTCTCTGGCCGCTTCATGTTGCGATGCTGGCCGCGCTGGTCGCGCTGGAACTGAGCCATCTCGCGATCGCGCAGGGACATCCGCTGGCCGGAGACCGCGCTGCCTTCACCGCGGATCGTTCGCCCTATGCGATCCTGACGAACCTGTTCCTGGTGCAATCGCTCGGCCTGTATCCTTACGAGACCTGGAACGGTCCGGCCTGGTCGATCAGCACGGAATTCTACACCTATCTTGTCTTCGCGGCGGTCTGCTTCGCGGCGCGCGGACGAACGGTCCGCTTCGCGCTTTCGTTGCTGCTCGCGGCCGGCGGCGCCGTCGTGCTGGCGCGTTTCTCGCGCTACGGCATGCGCGAGACCTTCGGTTGGGGCTTCTTCCGCTGCCTCTTCGGCTTCTTCACGGGCGTCCTGGCGTACGAGGCCTGGCGGCAAGGCGTTGCAAGATGGTTGAAGGGGACGATTGCCGAACTCGTTGCGGTTGCCGCCGTCATCGGCTTTCTCACCCTCGTGCCCGGCGACCGCGCCGGCGAATTCCTGGCGACGCCCCTCTTCGCGCTCGCGGTCCTGGTCTTCGCCGGCGAGGGCGGGATCGTCTCCCGCGCGCTGACGACGCCGCCCGCGGCGGCGCTCGGACGCTGGTCTTATTCCATCTATATGGTCCACACGCTGGTGCTCGCGCTCCTGTTCTCCGCGGTTCACATGGCGGAGCCTGTCTTTCAACGCACCTGGCTGGTCCAGACACCGGACGGCAACGCCATCCTGGCGCTGGGCCGGGGCGACGATTTCGCGATGCTGGCGGTGCTTGCCGCGGTCGTTGCGTTGGCCGCCTTCACCTGGCGCCATATAGAGCGGCCGGGCCAGCGCCTGTTCAACCGCTTGGCCGCGCCGAAAGCCGTTGAAACGGCGGCACAAATTCCGTGA
- a CDS encoding DUF2141 domain-containing protein yields MLRLLLAGVLALAAVPVPLATLTIKVEKVSPRGGDVRVALYTRDNYSGDADATIDAIVPAKPGETIVVLKPVKPGIYAVKLFQDFNRNGEFDMNWIGLPLEKYGFSNDASPTLSEPPFDATKFELRPGANTITVHLR; encoded by the coding sequence GTGCTTCGACTCCTCCTTGCGGGCGTACTCGCGCTCGCGGCCGTCCCCGTCCCGCTCGCGACGCTGACGATCAAGGTCGAAAAGGTGAGCCCGCGCGGCGGCGACGTCCGTGTCGCGCTTTACACAAGGGACAATTATTCGGGCGATGCCGACGCCACGATCGACGCGATCGTCCCGGCCAAGCCCGGCGAGACGATCGTCGTGCTGAAGCCGGTCAAGCCCGGCATCTATGCCGTCAAGCTGTTCCAGGACTTCAACCGCAACGGCGAGTTCGACATGAACTGGATCGGCCTGCCGCTCGAGAAATACGGTTTTTCGAACGACGCGTCGCCCACCCTCAGCGAGCCGCCTTTCGACGCCACCAAGTTCGAATTGCGGCCGGGCGCCAACACCATCACCGTCCATCTGCGATAG
- a CDS encoding ABC transporter ATP-binding protein, whose translation MIATEAVVKDAEPLDETVKLAHVPGTPFAFIWFLIATHFPGRVAAMAGFALLATSIEAFTPLVFSHLVNAITAAVKSHAGFATVWPWIVWLAGIWFGGALAYRAYEMVDVNTGPRMRGLAQKYLFVYLLGHSPRYFQDNFAGKLGQKVKQAGQAAIGILGIVCMDAVRVFGLVVIGAVLMALQAPAYAIILGVWTVLYLGVVLALARRCVVLSKALSDEVSTSTGRLIDAVSNADLVRAFAKAAYERKFISYFLADEMNASRRLRWFLITMRMFMQSATLLLLVALVFVTARDIVAGAISLGAFTMIYLLANQIARGVQELSFRMLDYFEQLGTLAEALDLVSAPHEIVDAPGARPLAVARGHIRFENVSFRHPNGFSVFENLNLDIQPGERVGLVGPSGAGKSTLVRLLRRQFEPQSGRITIDGQDIAHVTWDSLNEAIAEVPQMPGVFHRNVRDNIRYARPLAEAEEVESAARQAHAHDFIAERDEGYDMIVGEQGIKLSGGERQRVAIARALIKDARILVLDEATSSLDSESEHLIQSALWTLVQGRTVIAIAHRLSTIAGMDRVVYLDRGRILEDGPHRVLLANKGPYSRLWNRQMGGFIDAA comes from the coding sequence GTGATCGCAACAGAAGCCGTCGTCAAGGACGCCGAACCGCTCGACGAGACGGTCAAGCTGGCGCATGTCCCGGGCACGCCGTTCGCCTTCATCTGGTTCCTGATCGCGACGCACTTTCCCGGGCGCGTGGCGGCGATGGCGGGCTTCGCCCTGCTTGCGACCTCGATCGAGGCGTTCACGCCGCTCGTCTTTTCCCATCTGGTCAATGCGATCACGGCAGCGGTGAAGAGCCATGCCGGCTTCGCCACGGTATGGCCGTGGATCGTATGGCTGGCGGGCATCTGGTTCGGCGGCGCGCTGGCCTATCGCGCCTATGAGATGGTGGACGTCAACACCGGCCCGCGGATGCGCGGCTTGGCGCAGAAATATCTCTTCGTCTACCTGCTCGGCCATTCGCCGCGCTATTTCCAGGACAATTTCGCCGGCAAGCTCGGCCAGAAGGTCAAGCAGGCCGGCCAGGCGGCCATCGGCATCCTCGGCATCGTGTGCATGGACGCGGTGCGCGTGTTCGGTCTCGTGGTCATCGGCGCGGTGCTGATGGCGCTGCAGGCGCCGGCCTATGCGATCATCCTGGGCGTGTGGACGGTGCTCTATCTCGGCGTCGTCTTAGCGCTCGCCCGGCGGTGCGTCGTCTTGTCCAAGGCCTTGTCCGACGAGGTCTCGACCTCGACCGGGCGGCTGATCGATGCGGTATCCAACGCCGATCTCGTGCGCGCCTTTGCCAAGGCGGCCTATGAGCGCAAATTCATCTCCTATTTCCTGGCCGACGAGATGAACGCCTCGCGCCGGCTGCGCTGGTTCCTCATCACCATGCGCATGTTCATGCAGTCCGCGACGCTGCTGCTGCTGGTGGCCCTGGTCTTCGTGACGGCGCGCGACATCGTCGCCGGCGCGATCTCGCTCGGCGCCTTCACGATGATCTACTTGCTCGCCAACCAGATCGCACGCGGCGTGCAGGAGCTTTCCTTCCGCATGCTCGACTATTTCGAGCAGCTCGGCACGCTGGCCGAGGCGCTCGACTTGGTCAGCGCCCCGCACGAGATCGTCGATGCGCCGGGCGCCCGTCCGCTCGCGGTCGCCCGCGGCCATATCCGCTTCGAGAATGTCTCGTTCCGCCACCCCAACGGCTTTTCGGTGTTCGAGAATCTGAACCTCGACATCCAGCCGGGCGAGCGTGTCGGGCTCGTCGGCCCCTCCGGCGCCGGCAAGTCGACGCTGGTGCGTCTCCTGCGCCGCCAGTTCGAGCCGCAGTCGGGCCGCATCACCATCGACGGCCAGGACATCGCGCATGTCACCTGGGACTCTCTCAACGAGGCGATCGCCGAGGTGCCGCAGATGCCGGGCGTCTTCCACCGCAATGTCCGCGACAATATCCGCTACGCGCGGCCGCTCGCCGAAGCCGAGGAAGTGGAAAGCGCGGCGCGCCAGGCCCATGCGCACGACTTCATCGCCGAGCGCGACGAAGGCTATGACATGATCGTCGGCGAGCAGGGCATCAAGCTCTCCGGCGGCGAGCGGCAGCGCGTCGCCATCGCCCGCGCCCTGATCAAGGATGCCCGCATCCTGGTGCTGGACGAGGCGACCTCATCGCTCGATTCCGAAAGCGAGCACCTCATCCAGTCAGCGCTGTGGACGCTGGTCCAGGGCCGCACGGTGATCGCCATCGCGCACCGGCTCTCGACCATCGCCGGCATGGACCGCGTGGTCTATCTCGACCGGGGCCGGATCCTGGAAGACGGGCCGCATCGCGTGCTGCTGGCGAACAAGGGGCCTTATTCCAGGCTCTGGAACCGCCAGATGGGCGGCTTCATCGACGCGGCGTGA
- the mdh gene encoding malate dehydrogenase: MARKKIALIGGGQIGGTLAHLVALKELGDVVLFDVVEGLPQGKSLDLAQAGPVEGFNAKLKGTNSYSDIKDADVVIVTAGVPRKPGMSRDDLLGINLKVMSAVGEGIKANAPNAFVVCITNPLDAMVWALRQFSGLPHEKVVGMAGVLDSARFRHFLAEEMDVSVEDVSAFVLGGHGDTMVPMPRFSTVAGISLPELVKMGWIKQDRLDAITQRTRDGGAEIVGLLKTGSAYYAPATSAIAMAESYLKDKKRVLPCACYVNGAYGIKDLYVGVPAVIGEGGIERIVELELTASEKEQLAKSADSVKGLIDACKKLDPRLA; the protein is encoded by the coding sequence ATGGCCCGCAAGAAGATCGCGCTCATCGGTGGCGGACAAATCGGCGGCACGCTCGCCCATCTCGTGGCCCTGAAGGAACTCGGCGACGTGGTGCTGTTCGACGTGGTGGAAGGCCTGCCGCAGGGCAAGTCGCTCGACCTCGCCCAGGCCGGCCCGGTCGAGGGCTTCAACGCGAAGCTCAAGGGCACCAACTCCTATTCCGACATCAAGGACGCCGATGTCGTGATCGTCACCGCCGGCGTGCCGCGCAAGCCCGGCATGAGCCGCGACGACCTGCTCGGCATCAATCTCAAGGTCATGTCGGCGGTGGGCGAGGGCATCAAGGCCAACGCCCCGAACGCCTTCGTGGTCTGCATCACCAATCCGCTCGACGCCATGGTGTGGGCGCTGCGCCAGTTCTCCGGCCTGCCGCACGAAAAGGTCGTCGGCATGGCCGGCGTGCTCGACTCGGCGCGCTTCCGCCACTTCCTGGCCGAGGAGATGGATGTCAGCGTCGAGGACGTCAGCGCCTTCGTGCTCGGCGGCCATGGCGACACCATGGTGCCGATGCCGCGCTTCTCGACCGTGGCCGGCATTTCCCTGCCCGAGCTCGTCAAGATGGGCTGGATCAAGCAGGACCGGCTCGACGCCATCACCCAGCGCACGCGCGACGGCGGCGCGGAGATCGTGGGCCTCCTGAAGACCGGTTCCGCCTACTACGCGCCCGCGACCTCGGCCATCGCCATGGCGGAGAGTTATCTTAAGGACAAAAAGCGCGTGCTGCCCTGCGCCTGCTATGTCAACGGTGCTTACGGCATCAAGGATCTCTATGTCGGCGTGCCGGCGGTGATCGGCGAGGGCGGCATCGAGCGCATCGTGGAACTCGAGCTCACGGCGTCCGAGAAGGAACAGCTCGCCAAGTCCGCCGATTCGGTAAAGGGCCTGATCGACGCCTGCAAGAAGCTGGATCCCAGGCTGGCATAG